The Parabacteroides sp. AD58 genome includes a window with the following:
- a CDS encoding PepSY domain-containing protein yields MRNIHKYLGLFLFPIIFLLVCSGIVLNHRKQFSKFDVPRSILPDSYKYSNWNYGFFKNGLPLDSNRILLYGTEGVWISNRDSVISECNQGIDPNADQRKIHRIIRTSNNQIFAISSYHLYRFKMGEMQWAKVDLPESEDLFIDIESKADTLVILSRSNYYVGLVNDQQQKLSFTVHDLHPTTKYERQHSLFKFIWDLHSGSLWGITGRIVIDIIGLLFLFISFSGFMIWLYKKKSKEINQIIEA; encoded by the coding sequence ATGCGTAATATCCACAAATATTTAGGGCTCTTTTTATTTCCAATCATTTTTCTACTTGTTTGTAGTGGGATTGTTCTAAATCATCGAAAACAGTTTAGTAAATTTGATGTACCACGCAGTATACTTCCAGATTCATATAAATATTCAAATTGGAATTATGGCTTCTTTAAAAATGGATTGCCTTTAGATTCTAACAGAATCTTGTTGTATGGAACAGAAGGTGTATGGATATCAAATCGTGATTCGGTTATATCAGAGTGTAACCAGGGAATTGATCCAAATGCAGATCAAAGAAAAATACATCGCATCATTCGCACATCCAATAATCAAATATTTGCTATTTCTTCATATCATTTATACCGATTTAAGATGGGTGAAATGCAATGGGCGAAAGTTGATTTGCCCGAATCTGAAGATTTATTTATTGACATTGAGTCAAAAGCAGATACTTTAGTTATATTGTCGCGTTCAAACTATTATGTGGGATTAGTGAATGATCAGCAACAAAAATTATCATTTACTGTTCATGATTTACATCCTACTACAAAATATGAAAGACAACATTCTCTTTTTAAATTTATATGGGATTTGCATTCTGGATCTTTATGGGGGATAACCGGAAGAATTGTTATTGATATTATCGGACTATTATTTCTTTTTATAAGTTTCTCAGGATTTATGATTTGGTTATACAAAAAAAAATCAAAAGAAATAAATCAAATAATAGAAGCCTAA
- the menB gene encoding 1,4-dihydroxy-2-naphthoyl-CoA synthase: MEQKREWKPIKEYKEILFELYNGIAKITINRERYRNAFTPTTTTEMSDALYICRERQDINVVVLTGAGDKAFCAGGDMHVKGRGGYVGTDGVPRLNVLDVQKQIRSLPKPVIAMVNGYAIGGGHVLHVVCDLTIASENARFGQTGPRVGSFDAGFGSSYLARCVGQKRAREIWFMCRQYTAQEAYEMGMVNKVVPLERLEDEVVEWAETMMQHSPLALRMIKAGLNAELDGQAGIQELAGDATMLYYLTDEAQEGGKAFLEKRRPRFEDYPKFP; encoded by the coding sequence ATGGAGCAGAAACGAGAATGGAAACCGATAAAAGAGTATAAAGAGATTCTTTTTGAGTTGTATAATGGAATCGCCAAGATCACAATCAATCGGGAGCGGTACCGGAATGCTTTTACGCCGACTACAACGACGGAGATGAGTGATGCGTTGTATATCTGCCGGGAACGCCAGGATATCAATGTGGTTGTCCTGACGGGCGCTGGCGACAAGGCTTTTTGTGCCGGCGGTGATATGCATGTGAAAGGTCGAGGCGGCTATGTCGGAACAGATGGTGTTCCGCGCTTGAATGTGCTGGATGTACAGAAACAGATCCGCTCGCTGCCGAAGCCGGTGATTGCCATGGTAAACGGATATGCTATCGGTGGCGGACATGTATTGCATGTGGTTTGCGACCTGACGATTGCTTCCGAGAATGCGCGCTTCGGACAAACGGGTCCGCGTGTGGGAAGTTTTGATGCCGGTTTTGGTTCTTCTTATCTGGCTCGTTGCGTCGGACAGAAACGGGCTCGTGAGATCTGGTTCATGTGCCGCCAGTACACAGCGCAGGAAGCCTATGAAATGGGCATGGTGAATAAGGTAGTGCCTCTGGAAAGACTGGAAGATGAAGTGGTGGAATGGGCAGAAACGATGATGCAGCACAGCCCGTTGGCTTTGCGAATGATCAAGGCCGGATTGAATGCCGAGCTGGATGGCCAGGCCGGTATTCAGGAATTGGCCGGTGATGCCACGATGTTGTATTACCTCACGGATGAAGCACAGGAAGGCGGAAAAGCATTCCTGGAAAAGCGTCGTCCGCGGTTTGAAGATTATCCTAAGTTCCCCTGA
- a CDS encoding prokaryotic E2 ligase family D protein, producing MNELTKNIQKMMVPKAAIIAYKYEDRRNFDTRYFIELRPIGKNGQMGAGIPVTYEFMNTLLESYTEEMSGIPAGRVPENMLACNPRKGQEEYIWYNPPGKRQMFFHKDLNIQDGMFNLPGIVYHVKNGSMDVFAFKGKRPVETTPLFRAPFFNVTGSSVCLGSSSLEKPQNPTFLSLLEYWEKRFWLTEFSHLGGNVNPTVSNLVIVTENIRNNPFDMNELKPMNKKLKDILP from the coding sequence ATGAATGAACTGACAAAAAACATACAGAAAATGATGGTACCGAAGGCGGCTATCATAGCCTACAAATATGAAGACAGAAGAAATTTTGATACCAGGTACTTCATAGAATTGCGTCCCATCGGAAAAAACGGACAGATGGGAGCAGGTATCCCCGTCACATACGAATTCATGAATACCCTGCTGGAATCCTATACGGAGGAAATGAGCGGGATACCGGCAGGCAGAGTCCCCGAAAACATGCTGGCCTGCAATCCAAGAAAAGGACAGGAAGAATATATCTGGTACAATCCGCCCGGAAAGAGACAGATGTTCTTTCACAAGGATCTCAATATACAGGACGGCATGTTCAATCTGCCGGGAATTGTCTACCATGTAAAAAACGGAAGCATGGACGTATTCGCCTTCAAGGGAAAACGTCCGGTGGAGACAACTCCGCTGTTCCGTGCCCCGTTCTTCAACGTGACCGGATCAAGTGTCTGCCTTGGCAGCAGTTCTCTGGAAAAACCACAGAACCCGACTTTCCTTTCCCTGCTGGAATACTGGGAAAAACGGTTCTGGCTGACTGAATTCTCCCATCTGGGAGGAAATGTGAATCCTACCGTTTCAAATCTTGTCATCGTTACCGAGAACATAAGAAACAATCCGTTCGACATGAACGAACTCAAGCCCATGAATAAAAAACTTAAAGACATACTTCCATGA
- a CDS encoding PRTRC system ThiF family protein, with product MKKIHFTDRYLLNPRHPVTVFVIGAGGTGSQVITNLARMSMALQALGHPGLHVTVFDPDTVSQANIGRQLFSETELGLNKAVSLVTRINRFFGYAWTAEPQCFPTRNFSKDSTANIIITCTDNIRSRLTLWKFLKKVRKENFSDHSAPIYWMDFGNSQTKGQVIIGTVREKVLQPSSQEYIPMPKMNVITEEVDYAKIKEKESGPSCSLAEALEKQDLFINSTLAHIGCDILWRMFKEGKTLYRGAYVNLETLKVTAIPV from the coding sequence ATGAAAAAGATACATTTTACCGACCGCTACCTGCTCAATCCGCGTCATCCGGTAACGGTATTTGTCATCGGAGCCGGAGGTACCGGTTCACAAGTGATAACCAATCTGGCACGCATGAGCATGGCACTTCAGGCATTGGGCCATCCCGGACTGCATGTCACCGTATTCGATCCCGACACAGTAAGCCAGGCCAATATAGGACGCCAGCTTTTCAGTGAGACGGAACTGGGACTGAACAAGGCCGTATCACTAGTCACACGTATCAACCGTTTCTTCGGATACGCATGGACTGCCGAACCGCAATGTTTTCCTACCAGGAATTTTTCTAAAGATAGCACAGCAAATATCATCATTACCTGTACGGATAATATACGTTCACGTCTTACACTTTGGAAGTTCCTGAAGAAAGTTCGCAAAGAAAATTTCAGTGACCATTCGGCTCCCATATACTGGATGGATTTTGGGAACAGCCAGACAAAAGGACAGGTCATCATCGGGACGGTACGTGAGAAAGTTCTCCAACCTTCTTCACAGGAATATATTCCCATGCCTAAAATGAATGTCATCACCGAGGAAGTGGACTATGCAAAAATCAAGGAAAAGGAATCGGGACCAAGCTGCTCACTGGCGGAAGCTTTGGAAAAACAGGATCTGTTCATTAACTCCACACTGGCACATATCGGATGTGACATATTATGGAGAATGTTTAAGGAAGGAAAAACACTATATCGCGGTGCCTATGTCAATCTGGAAACATTGAAAGTGACCGCAATCCCGGTATAA